Proteins from a genomic interval of Arachis hypogaea cultivar Tifrunner chromosome 10, arahy.Tifrunner.gnm2.J5K5, whole genome shotgun sequence:
- the LOC112717898 gene encoding uncharacterized protein codes for MDNENIEDANLEDRTNVIYDPEFQVGQITSTDLYRPDPIQIPTRVREELENRQHICVTSLSCVAVHQLYLLELISQHRPRQINDDNLERELRRTQLMTQLLESEKCRDVIRMGPEAFRQLCQKLRGTGRVKDSTRSTVEEQVAKFLHIIGHNVKTRTMSFFFHRLGETINRHFHNVLHAILSLEGDFFRQPSGEEVPYEILNNSRFYPFFKDCIGAIDGTHSRVKVPRVDAPRFRKRKDHPTQNVLAVCGFDMKFTYVLSGWEGTASDSRILKDALSREYSLRIPEEKFYLGDAGFMLKPGILTPYRSVRYHLKEYSLREPQNPKELFNHRHSSLRNVIERCFGVLKKRFPIIAGDTEPYYSFETMRDIFLACCILHNFLMGVDVDQSIIDEVDRELLQERNIDRSQPIQQRDEEYRHAALLQDNIAVEMWNVYQTL; via the exons ATGGATAATGAAAATATCGAAGATGCAAATCTCGAAGATAGAACAAATGTCATATATGATCCAGAATTTCAAGTAGGTCAAATCACTTCTACTGACCTATATCGTCCTGATCCAATACAAATACCAACTCGTGTCAGGGAAGAGTTAGAAAATAGACAACATATCTGTGTCACATCTCTTTCTTGTGTTGCAGTGCATCAGTTGTATCTTTTGGAATTAATATCACAACATAGGCCTAGGCAAATTAATGACGACAATTTAGAAAGAGAACTTAGACGTACTCAATTAATGACACAGTTACTGGAGTCTGAAAAGTGCCGAGATGTCATACGTATGGGCCCTGAAGCATTTAGGCAGTTGTGTCAGAAATTAAGAGGAACTGGTAGAGTAAAAGATTCAACTCGTTCTACGGTTGAAGAGCAAGTCGCTAAATTCTTACATATTATAGGGCATAATGTGAAAACTAGAACCATGTCTTTCTTCTTCCACCGGTTAGGAGAGACAATTAATCGTCACTTTCACAATGTCTTACATGCTATTCTATCGTTAGAGGGAGACTTCTTCAGGCAACCATCTGGTGAGGAAGTTCCTTATGAAATACTTAATAATAGTCGATTCTATCCGTTTTTTAAG GATTGCATTGGAGCCATAGATGGAACTCATAGTCGTGTGAAGGTACCAAGGGTGGATGCCCCTCGTTTTCGCAAACGAAAAGATCACCCAACACAAAATGTTTTAGCGGTCTGTGGTTTTGATATGAAATTCACTTATGTCTTGTCCGGTTGGGAAGGAACTGCCTCTGACTCAAGAATATTGAAAGATGCTTTAAGTAGGGAATATTCACTTCGAATTCCCGAAG AAAAATTTTATCTAGGCGATGCTGGATTCATGCTGAAGCCTGGGATACTTACACCATATAGAAGTGTTCGGTATCACCTGAAAGAGTATTCACTACGTGAGCCACAAAATCCTAAAGAACTATTCAACCACCGACATTCTTCGTTAAGAAATGTCATTGAAAGATGTTTTGGAGTTCTAAAGAAAAGATTCCCAATTATAGCTGGCGACACTGAACCATATTATTCATTTGAAACTATGAGAGATATTTTTTTAGCATGTTGTATACTGCATAACTTTTTGATGGGTGTTGATGTTGATCAATCTATAATTGATGAGGTTGATAGAGAATTGCTACAAGAACGCAATATAGATAGATCACAACCAATTCAACAACGTGATGAGGAATATAGGCATGCAGCATTATTACAAGATAACATTGCGGTTGAAATGTGGAATGTGTATCAAACATTATGA